Proteins encoded in a region of the Pieris brassicae chromosome 3, ilPieBrab1.1, whole genome shotgun sequence genome:
- the LOC123707253 gene encoding pancreatic lipase-related protein 2-like isoform X2, which translates to MFCATVFLVLSLFMYIKCDDPRAEQGYPSGLMSVCPGSTKPATIPRSQLKYLHFVVQGATNRQKYTYWTAKNIAKDPRIDFRRATRLMRPVGKHVAEVLAILTRSGLDPTKVELLGFSLGGQTVSYIAKNFQVLTGRNISRITALEPAGPCFRTLGPTERLESTNADFVQVIHTNIDGYGMANRMGHVDFYVNGGEYQPADLNLFPCTATCSHFRVLALWAIAVRNPEKFIAIKCNTIQEARDAECYKNKQVTNVMGLDVDVKKHGIFFLSTSKSYPFYLGKAGIKKEFAAWRRISDINDSNETDIYT; encoded by the exons ATGTTTTGCGCAACGGTATTTCttgtattaagtttatttatgtatattaaatgtgACGACCCGAGAGCAGAGCAGGGATATCCGAGTGGACTAATGTCAGTAT GTCCTGGTTCCACAAAGCCAGCGACAATACCCAGGAGCCAGCTGAAATATCTCCACTTCGTCGTCCAAGGTGCAACCAACCGGCAGAAGTACACTTATTGGACCGCTAAAAATATTGCGAAAGATCCAAGGATAGATTTTAGAAG AGCAACGCGCCTTATGCGACCCGTCGGCAAACACGTAGCAGAAGTCCTAGCTATCCTCACTCGTTCGGGTCTAGATCCAACTAAAGTAGAACTTCTAGGGTTCAGTCTAGGTGGCCAGACTGTCAGCTATATAGCTAAAAACTTCCAGGTGTTGACAGGGCGAAATATCTCTCGAATAACTGCACTAGAACCAGCTGGTCCCTGTTTTAGAACACTAGGTCCGACAGAAAGATTGGAATCGACTAACGCTGACTTTGTCCAAgttattcatacaaatattgacGGCTACGGTATGGCGAATAGGATGGGCCATGTCGATTTTTATGTGAATGGTGGAGAATATCAGCCGGCTGACTTGAATTTATTTCCGTGTACGGCTACTTGCAGCCACTTTAGAGTGTTGGCTCTTTGGGCAATCGCTGTACGGAATCCAGAGAagtttattgcaataaaatgtaatacgATTCAAGAAGCAAGGGATGCcgaatgttataaaaataaacaagtgaCAAATGTTATGGGCTTAGACGTCGACGTGAAGAAAcatggtatattttttttgtcgaCCAGTAAAAGTTATCCGTTTTATTTAGGAAAGGCTGGTATTAAAAAGGAATTTGCAGCTTGGAGACGTATAAGTGATATAAATGATTCCAATGAGACTGATATTTATACGTAG
- the LOC123707253 gene encoding pancreatic lipase-related protein 2-like isoform X1 produces the protein MFCATVFLVLSLFMYIKCDDPRAEQGYPSGLMSVCPGSTKPATIPRSQLKYLHFVVQGATNRQKYTYWTAKNIAKDPRIDFRRKTLVVAIGYLDSTNFPISMILTNEYIRRGYNVILIDNQRFATVHYFLATRLMRPVGKHVAEVLAILTRSGLDPTKVELLGFSLGGQTVSYIAKNFQVLTGRNISRITALEPAGPCFRTLGPTERLESTNADFVQVIHTNIDGYGMANRMGHVDFYVNGGEYQPADLNLFPCTATCSHFRVLALWAIAVRNPEKFIAIKCNTIQEARDAECYKNKQVTNVMGLDVDVKKHGIFFLSTSKSYPFYLGKAGIKKEFAAWRRISDINDSNETDIYT, from the exons ATGTTTTGCGCAACGGTATTTCttgtattaagtttatttatgtatattaaatgtgACGACCCGAGAGCAGAGCAGGGATATCCGAGTGGACTAATGTCAGTAT GTCCTGGTTCCACAAAGCCAGCGACAATACCCAGGAGCCAGCTGAAATATCTCCACTTCGTCGTCCAAGGTGCAACCAACCGGCAGAAGTACACTTATTGGACCGCTAAAAATATTGCGAAAGATCCAAGGATAGATTTTAGAAG gaaGACCCTGGTAGTGGCAATCGGTTACTTGGACAGCACAAATTTCCCGATATCCATGATACTAACAAATGAATACATAAGGAGAGGATATAATGTCATTCTTATCGACAATCAGAGATTTGCTACTGTGCATTACTTTTT AGCAACGCGCCTTATGCGACCCGTCGGCAAACACGTAGCAGAAGTCCTAGCTATCCTCACTCGTTCGGGTCTAGATCCAACTAAAGTAGAACTTCTAGGGTTCAGTCTAGGTGGCCAGACTGTCAGCTATATAGCTAAAAACTTCCAGGTGTTGACAGGGCGAAATATCTCTCGAATAACTGCACTAGAACCAGCTGGTCCCTGTTTTAGAACACTAGGTCCGACAGAAAGATTGGAATCGACTAACGCTGACTTTGTCCAAgttattcatacaaatattgacGGCTACGGTATGGCGAATAGGATGGGCCATGTCGATTTTTATGTGAATGGTGGAGAATATCAGCCGGCTGACTTGAATTTATTTCCGTGTACGGCTACTTGCAGCCACTTTAGAGTGTTGGCTCTTTGGGCAATCGCTGTACGGAATCCAGAGAagtttattgcaataaaatgtaatacgATTCAAGAAGCAAGGGATGCcgaatgttataaaaataaacaagtgaCAAATGTTATGGGCTTAGACGTCGACGTGAAGAAAcatggtatattttttttgtcgaCCAGTAAAAGTTATCCGTTTTATTTAGGAAAGGCTGGTATTAAAAAGGAATTTGCAGCTTGGAGACGTATAAGTGATATAAATGATTCCAATGAGACTGATATTTATACGTAG
- the LOC123707627 gene encoding band 4.1-like protein 3, which produces MRESLRRLASDEGTSMVGLRRTGTGRVRVELFNGEHITIDIERKASGADLLDKVCDTLDILEKDFFGLLHAQRGDPRVWVDLGRRLSKTFRNEPWDVRLAVKFYPPEPSELYDDITRYQLSLAVRRDLMEGRLICSQITYALLASYVLQAELGDKQGAVSTSTLCEHNAIPFHVLNERQQDNIEQLYAKHRGQTPADAELNYLENAKRLPLYGADVHKAKDSEDVDINIAVSAAGITVLRDGVIMNRFPWTKILKISYNKRSYTLRLRPSEFDEFETHLTFKLPSSTASKRLWRCSVEHHMFFRREIPVKVERITGFPRLGSRRLSCRRTLRQMRSEIHAPALLPA; this is translated from the exons ATGCGCGAAAGTCTTCGCCGGCTGGCGTCAGACGAAGGCACCAGTATGGTGGGACTGCGCAGGACCGGTACAGGACGAGTCCGCGTTGAGTTGTTCAATGGGGAACATATTACTATAGATATTGAg CGTAAAGCCAGCGGTGCTGATCTCTTGGACAAGGTGTGTGATACCCTGGATATTTTAGAGAAGGATTTCTTTGGTCTGTTGCACGCACAGCGCGGTGACCCGCGAGTCTGGGTCGACCTGGGACGACGACTTTCGAAGACCTTTAGaa ATGAGCCTTGGGACGTTCGTTTAGCCGTAAAGTTCTATCCCCCGGAGCCGTCCGAGTTATACGATGACATCACACGATATCAGCTAAGCCTTGCAGTACGGCGAGACCTTATGGAAG GCCGTCTCATCTGCTCCCAAATAACGTATGCCCTCCTTGCCTCGTACGTATTACAAGCTGAGTTGGGGGACAAGCAAGGGGCGGTCAGCACAAGTACTTTATGCGAACACAATGCAATACCGTTTCACGTCCTCAACGAGAGGCAGCAAGATAATATCGAACAGCTGTATGCGAAGCATAG AGGCCAAACTCCAGCGGATGCAGAACTGAATTACTTAGAAAACGCAAAACGATTGCCTTTATATGGCGCTGATGTCCATAAAGCGAAGGACTCTGAGGATGTCGATATTAACATAGCAGTATCGGCCGCTGGGATCACAGTATTGAGAGACGG AGTGATAATGAATCGTTTCCCATGGACCAAAATCCTTAAAATTAGCTACAATAAGCGTTCATATACGCTACGTTTGCGTCCCAGTGAGTTTGACGAGTTCGAGACACACTTGACTTTTAAACTACCCTCATCCACCGCGAGCAAACGATTGTGGAGATGTAGCGTGGAACATCATATGTTTTTTcg ccGAGAAATTCCAGTAAAAGTTGAGCGTATTACCGGTTTCCCACGGCTCGGGTCGAGACGTCTGTCCTGTCGGAGGACGCTGAGACAAATGCGTTCTGAAATTCATGCACCCGCGCTTCTACCCGCATGA